The genomic interval tttaattaaatacgATTTATAAGAAATCCTCTAACTTCCTCTTACATTTGATTAtgccttctctttcttttctctttctgtcgaTTGCCATATGTTCCTACATTTTCTCCTCAACATGAAGCAGATGGCCCCTCTAATTTCCGAAAGTATCATTTATCATATTCACATCTCACAGAGGCTCTGTTTGTTAATACAAACAGATGAGAAAGTAAGTGCTTTATGTTGTCAAGGCCCTAAACAGATTTCAAAGAGCTGGACCATCTCTTGTTTTTTGAGTGACAAGAAGACACTGAATGCATATGTTAATCCTCCATACTCATGAGCTAAAGAACAAACTCCCAAAAATCGAAATGCAAAGCAGtaacttttttcccccccaaatGTAGAGAGTAAAGAGGTCCGTCGAGGAGAAAAAGCTCAGGAGGACAGCCTTCATGCATCCTCTGCTCACGAATCCAGTTACTTTGAGATCCCTACCAAGGAAGGTCACATGGCCACTAATGGCATCCACGAGATTCCCACCAAGGATACGGAGGGTGCACCAACTCACAGCCACATCACTACAGGTGAAATTCAAGTCAAGATTTATGTTATTTCCTGTGAATAAATGTTCACAGAGTGTGTATTGCATAGCTTAATCTTTGATGGAAATGTAAGGTAATGTTACAGTGTTTTTGTAGATTATTAAAATGATCATATCAGcttaaatagtaaataatacgTTGTTAATGTGGCGTTACTACAGTACTATACtgtatttaatttgtaatttttcagAGTTATGTTGACTTTAATGAGAAATCCTTTatgacacaaagaaacaaatcagGAAGTGGCCATTGTTAGAGCTGCGAAAACAGAGTAACAATTGTTCTGCAACAGAAGCCACTAAATGTTTTTCATACATGTTTGAATAAGTACTCATGCTTTATGTATTTGATagtatttatataaatttgaGTGCTTCAGTTTGCAGTCTTATATTTAGGACTGACTGATGCAGTAATAAAACTGCACTGTTTGCTCCACAGCTCAAGGACATGCCTCCTTCACCATAGAGTTTGACAACACTTCTCCAGGGAAAGTCACCATTAAAGACCATGTGTCAAAGTTCACACCCGACCAACATAGATCTCGCTCCAAGAAGAGTGGAGCGGGAGGTGGAGGCACAGGAGGCAGGGACCTGAGCACTCTACAAGCGGCTATGATGGCATCTGAGAGCAAGGTGGCTGACTGGCTGGCTCACAATGACCCCACTCTGGTGCGCGGCGAGTCAACGGAGGACGATAGCAAGAGCATCAAGAGTGACGTGCCAGTCCATCTCAAAAGACTCAAAGGTGAAAgctgttttccatttattttatatatttatttttgccatgGCACAGTTTGATTGTCTCATCCAAAAAATATCATACTCACACTCTCTAATAATGTTCATTTCAGGGTTTTCAGGTATTTCAATAGAATATATGGAATACATTAAATAGTTACCCATTAGTCTTTTCTCACATAGCTCCAGATTAACCTTTTCCATCATTACGATTGATGCTCCGGCATCAAATCTGAGAGCACCAATTAGATCAACTTTAGCTCAGTTAAATTTTTTGCACCTTATTTGTATTTCTTAGgcagttttagtaaaaaaaaaaaaaaaaaaagaaaataccatGAAATCatataaagtcatttaaaactgccattttactttaacaaaaagttttaaagaaacTAATCATAAAGGTAAActgttaaataaacataaacaccaAACTTATGAAATCATTAATATTGAACCCTTCCATAAAGATAAATTACTTTTATCAATAATGCAGTTAATTAATGCATTATATTACACGTCAAAGTAAGCTAATTGGTGGACTTATCAGTGTCACTAACAGAAACTGTACAAGTTGAAGTCTTTTCTGCAAGCAGGATTCACTTAAACTCTATTTCTGTGAACAACTTTGCTTAAATGTGAGCTAAGAAGTTAATGCATTTCCATCAGTGCATCCATCTCAGTTGTGCTTCTCAAGAGTTTTATGTTTAGTGTTTTGTGTGAAGTGAGCAGACTGTTACCTTTCTGTAAATTAGTTGGGCAGCTCTAAGTAACTTGGCCTTACTTCCTTTGTTATATCTTTATCTTATAAACTGGATGAGCTTTTAATGATGAATGGCGAGGcctttttaattttgaaaaacagGAGCCTCATGTTGTCTCTGCATTCTGTCACTTACACATGACATACTTTTTCCTCATCTTCTTTCTCAGTGAACATATGATGCTGACTTAAaagaacagacaaaaacaaatgggCCATATATTTCTCAGTATTACTGGAGGCCTTGATTGTCTCAAGAAATGGTTGCAAAATAGAACAAAGTCATTGCAGTCTGCAGTCCTGTTCTTTACTACATGAATTTGGGTTGTTTCTTTGTTAGTTTTAGATGTGTTTGGCTGCAGTAACCAAGCAGAGGGATTTGCGGTTggcaaagaaaaagatttaaaccCCTGTCTACTTTGCTCGCACAGCCAGTGACAAAGCTTAGCTTCCATATTGAGTTTTACAGAATTGTTATCCAGTTTGAAGAGCATATTGTACTTGTGCTCATTAACAGCAGTTAATGCctaattaaaaatctttttcaaaTGGTCATTAATCTGATTTCTTGTTTAAGTCTGTGTTTGAGGCCCTGTTGATATTTAGATTTTAGATAAAGTTTGAGAATTATGTCAAATATgattgttctgtttatttttttcactgctTAATTGATTGGTCAGCTCTTGCCTCCACAGAAACCAGCTGCTTGTGAGGGAAATTTATATTTGATGCTATGCTTCATTCTGGTCATGAGTCAATTAGATAAAGACTCTAAAAAGTTGTTGAAAGGGAGGGGGCTTTGTAAGCTGATGAAAATGGAGATATGTGAGGCAGAACTGGAATGCAAGCAAGCTAATTTATTAGATGGAGTTAGTACAACCAACATGCATGCCAACTGATTGACAAATTGGCTCACCTAATGGATGCTTTTGTAATTAACTGACTGATTTACTGACTGACTTTTAGTTAAAGGAAGCCAACAAATAGAAGAAGGATGGAAATAAAGGGTTGAGCTTGGAggaaaagagggagggaaagcATAAAGGATTGATAGAAGATAGGTAGACAGCACGATAGAAAGCTTTCTTCTGATGGTGGTGTTGGACATTTGAGgtgtgaaacagaaaatgtaagcTGAGGAGACAGGTGAGAGCGTGAGGAAGCCGAAAAAAGCAGCAGTGACAGCAGTTTTTGCAGCAATAGCAGCAAAAGTGAGTGgttaaaagaaagcaaagaggAGAGAGATAGAGAGGCTTGTGTGGACTGCAGCAAAGCAGAAAGGGAGGTGGCAAAGGAAGAGAGAGCAGGCTTTGGTTGATAGTTGTTATAGTAACAGTGATGATGGAAGGGAAGCTGAGAATACAGGCGTTCATTTATAAAGAGAAGAATCTAGCTGCGaacatctgtttgtgtgtctgggtttggaggctgcagtagctCGCAGGTGAAATGCTTTTCAGTGCTGACTGGGAGTGTGCGTGAAGCATGTGCTGCTCACATGCAAATTGGTGTGGCTGAAAtttgctgtgtctgtctgcTGTATGTGCATGTTTGAAACATGCTCAGCACTGATCTGCAGACAAGCAGTGCAGCATGTGTGAGAGAAGCTGTGTAAAAATCTGCTTAGGGTGTGTCATAGAGGTTCAGTGAGGATATTTGGAGGTGGCAGCTGATTCAAGGCTTGCGATTTTCAAGCGTCAAGGTGAGTCTTTCTCTTCttgctgtaaatatttattctgtTGGTTATTTGAAATATGAACTGCTGTGTGTGCATCACTCTAACATCTAAACATCTTCGCTGGATGTGATTCCTCTCAGTTTGAATATATAATTGCTTAACAGATTCACTAGTCAAAATTCTACTGTATTCTGCTGAAGTGAATGCTGGCATATGGTACAATTCTTTGTATGCTTGAGCTTTGTGTGACTCTGTGTCCATGTCCGTTGTGTCACTGCATCCTTGTTTTGGGTGTGTGTTCGTGTGCAGAGCCAGAGGACGGCTCTACTGTGAGTCATGGTGGGGCGAGCGGGACACAGCACTGGACTCTCACAGACACCTCTGTTCTCCTCTGACCCTGCCAAGGGCCTCTTTGTCTGGGGAACACAGCATGAAAGACCTGCCTCTCTGCTTATCTGCTGATCTGTTCAACCTACTGTAACACTCCACTGCTTTCATTACTCCTTCTCTTTATGCTTCTTCCCTCTTACTTTTAATGACATGTATGTTTTATTAGATATTCTTATCGAGAGTAGATGTGAAAGTTGAAGGAGTAAATTGTGGCAAACAAGACTCAGGCTCAGAAATGTGCTCAGAGTGGTAGAACTGCTGCAATACCAAAATGTAGAAACAATATTTAAAGGGATACTTCTGTAGTTTAATGTGTATGTTGCTTCAGTGGTTAACAacgaaaatgaaaatataatttatttaacatactTGTTTTATGgttgatggtgccctggttctcGGGTTGTGCGACTGTGTAGAGCCTCTGGGCGCTTGGGGCCCTGTGCCCTTCGCTCTGGCCCCCCTGaatggccggtgcctggcgggGTCAGCGGCTGTGGATCTTGGCCCACCTGGGCCTATGCCCCATGACCGCGGGGGACTCTGgatggggctctcctctgccaccttctgggtgggtccggggtggtcttcgtggtggggtggcttagGTTTGTGCTCCGAGACTGCTGCTGatcgcccgggtctctgggccgccctagtctgcctccagcctccgtggaggcgtggtcacatttgcaagatcacactcatctctgatcactcctcattcctcatactctgcatgctgacagtcactgagttaaccagtgggtttatacactaagagctactttgtttaagtttttgtgtgtatgtgtgtgtgtgtttctggtactttagttgttgtgatacatgttgttgatgtcttggttatgttttttttaggaactcctgctGATTGTCAGTTTAGTTTACCTGTGAAGGCTGTAGAAAATTCTCTGcggtgtttctgtacaggtgtagccaTTGGTTGGTGTTactttggattgaagggtcgttgcttctaCCTactgtctttgtctcctcttccttttttctactttcatttttacttctcttcatttttctcctttttttctataataaataaatagattttaaaaataaataaataaatcagattatcaagcagagccttatacccataaagctccccttggcaactCAAATTTGTCCGGCACAACACAacaaccagactatcattctgctgctacgatgctggacaggacaattttaaaaagattaaaaaataacatactTGTTTTAGGAATTGTTTAAGAAATTATAAATCATGAACAAAGAGAAATCAAGTTTGGGTGTAACCAAAAGGGTGTAGATGCTTACATAACACCCACCCCCACTAcatacaacagaaaacaacatataaagaaaactaaatcaaCCTTATATTTACAAGGAAAACTTTTATTATTGATAAgtatccatttttttctttgaccaGCCTAGTATTTAGGAGACTTGCTCTACATTATGTTGCGATGTTTGAGTataacaactgttaattcctcacactgtaacgtttatttcttccattttaacttatttaatttctttaatttcttttaaagtttgttttaatgtactttttaatgctttccctgcaccctgctgtaatgcttttaatgttttgtgtaaatcactttgaatAAACTTGCCTTTCCTTGCCTAAACTTCCATGCTCATGCTGTAGATTTTTTAAAGCATGCATTGTTTTAGACATGCAAATAATGAAGAATATAGAACGGTGTATTGATTCTAGGAAGTGACGTGTGAAATAGAATCTGATTCTGCCCCTTTACTTCTCAAATAACTGACTTGTGGATAGCTATTTGGGCCTGAATGGCTGTCAACTCAAATGACAATATTCTAAAACCTGAGCctccttcacttttttttttttcacctaatCCATTCTCCCATTCCATCCACCATCACCCTTTTCCACATCCCCCAACCTCCTTACCAGTCCAGCCTTcccttttctttcccttttacCCTTTCacttcccctcctcctcctcctcctcctcactctcTAACCCACctcccaccacacacacacatacacacacatccagcATTCTACTCTGCTTCCCCCTCCATGTCTTCCTCATCCCCTCCCCCTTTCCTAACTCACTGGCAGTGAAGTAGGCAGGGCCAGTAGTCGTGTGGGTGGCATGTCTGGATTAGTGTGGCACACTGTCTACAGTTGCATGATACTGAGAGGACTTGCTGATTCAACCCAGACAGATCAGAAAATGAGACTGCAGTAATGTGGTAGGTAAATCTTAGGTTAGGGTGTGAAGTTGGGTGATGGTTGCATAATTGGAATCAGGCAAAAGGTGTTTGTTGTTGATTGTTTGCAAAAACCTTGGTTTATGTTGCAGTGTCCACAAAAGCTGTCCATTCAGGCGAATGTGGTGTTATGCTGTGGTTTATGTGGGGCTTCTGTTGATTATGTAGACCTTTAAAAAAGCACACATGTTGAACTGGAATTGACaacagctgttttctgttgctATGGTGATGTTTAGtactatattttttattcatttgagaAAGCTAACTCAGTGTTTTCTCTAGCATTATACTAGAAATGCAGCATGATTTTACCTCTGAGTGTAGCTAtcacatgatgtttaaattAGTCATTATCATGTTTTATATTCCCACTGTTATGCTTTTACAGATAGATTATCTGTTATAGCTACAGAGTTCATGAGTAAATGATTCAGCAGAGCTGATTTTAAGGTTGAGATTTATACCCTGTTCATCAAGCCTGTATCCAAGTTACATGTCTGAAACTAAAGAGTCAAAACAGACTTACTGTTGGTAATGCATGTAGGCTCCCGGTAGAGACAAAACTTTATGATAGTAAGTATGTATGATGATAGTATGTATGTTGATAGTAAGATCATGTATGTATGTTGATAGTAAGATCAACTTTTAGTTGATCATGAGCAAAATTGATCATGGCAGTTAACTTAGGTCTCTGTATTTGTTGTGTCTCAGCAGGTAGCAAACATGAGGATGGCACCCAGAGTGACTCGGAGAATGGACTGGGCCTACGTTTTGCCAACCGCCGCCATGCTCTTGAGGAGCGGCTGAAAACAGCCCACAGCCACGTGAgcggaggaggagcaggaggggCAAACACTACCGTGAGCAGTACCAGAACAACTGGCACACGCACAGCCTTTATGATCGAGTTCTACGACGAGGAAAACCCTCGAAAGCGTCGATCATATTCGTTCTCTCAGACCGCTCCTCTGCTTGGGGGAGGACCTGGCGGGGAGGGATTGTGTCCTCAACCTCCGTCTCACCCCAAGGTGTTTAGTATTTCCACATCTGCAACAACTGCCTCAGACTCAGGTAATTGTATGTTTCTTGAATTAGatgtcaataaaaaaagaaaatgtcctgtTGTAATTGTGAAACTTGATCTTTTGGGAAAGCATATGTGTATGAGTGTGAATTAATTTCCTGCTTCATGTCCACAGGTAAGGTCCCAGCTCCAATACCAGCGACAGTAGCAGCTGGTGCCCCAACAGCTGCACGTGTTCTCCTAAAGCAGAGATCAGAGGACCCAAGTATTGGTCGAAGTTCAGCCAGTACCGGCCTGGCGACAGGCAGCCCGACCAGCCCGAGTGAGGACACCTCAGTCGTGGGCAAAGGAGCAGGGACAGCTGGAGGGGAGGCAGAGGATGACCACAGCGATAAGGGGACTTACACTATTGAACTGGAGAACAGGAacccagaggaagaggaggccagACGCATGATAGACAAGGTAGGAatgttcagttcaattcagctttagcTGTATAGTGCttatttacaacaaagtcatctgaAGGCACTTTAGAGACATTATCAGGTTAAGCCAATTCattgtaatttaattaaaagaaatccacattactccattttaaaattactttGTTTATACAAGTCAGATCATAATTAATAATAGCCTACCTTAAGAAACTATGCAATTTGCTTTGAGCAGGGTGATTTACCTTTTCTGCCTCAGCTTATTACTGTACTTGACTAAATGGCCTTTATGATCACTTTTAGATGTATGAGAGAGTTTCTCTGCTATTAGTGCATTTTATAAACAAACAACTAGTAtaaacagatttcttctttttatgttcTTCTTTAGAAGACATTTAATTATGGATTCATTCAGAATTCAGATTCAGAAATATTAGACCTATTTTATTAATCCTCAAGGGGAAATTCTTTATCTAATGCTGCAAACATCAGCACCAGTTTGTTAAAAGAGCAGCATCCCAAACATTTTGATCTCTGTTCTGCATAATACACCATTTTACTGTctcttttttactgtttttaacgTCTGTTCTACTAGTACTGGTTATTTCTCGGATAAGACTGGTGTTTGTTGATGTAATGTTAAATTTAATGATGTAACCTGTCATAATTGTAATTTGTCTCAGACAAGAAATTTTATTTCGTTATCCACTTAAAAGTTACTACAGTTTGAGAACAAAAGAGCTGGTTCCTTACAGCTCGCTTAAAAGAAATGTGACCATAAAAGTAGCTGGTAGAAGGACAAGTGTTTAATTTGGACCTAATTCGAAAGAAAAGAATCtgaccaaacacaaacagaccacaCCAAGGTTAATAGTCTCTTTATTACCTGCTTTGTCTGCACTTTTACGGTTTGTGAGTCCTGTGAGACAGTCTGGTGCTGTTGCTGCTAAAACAGTGCTATCATCTCTTTGTGGCCTTGCTTGACCACCACTCATTTGCTCTGTCCCATTGGTGCACCTAATGCTTTCATGATAGCCTGAAGAGATTTCTCCATCAAGCACTGTCCTGTTTTTTATTAAGCAATGCTCTGGGGATGCTGAATAACCACCATTAGTTTTCCACTGCTGCTCTTGACTTGCAGCACAGAGCCTTTTGCTGGTagcagaaaacataaaaaatagaagaaagtAAAACTTTGGGATGATTAACTAGTTTCATGTAATCATTTCTAGTAAACTGAGTAaaataatgtctttaaaaacGGACTCAGAAAGCATTAGAAGCTTACAGGGTGTTTTAATTGTCACCTGTTAGATTCAGAACTTCAGGCTGCCAACACATACTTATTTTAAGGAGATTAAGTTGTTACCTGTGGGTTATTACATTTTATGGTTGCACATGAATAATGTAGAATTTACAAAATGACATCTTACATTTGCAAGTGTCCATTAGTGTCATATGCAGGTGTTATCCTTagataaacagcaaaataattagTGGGGTGTACTTTTTGTTAGTCTGAGTGCGACTGCATTACATTCTGAACTGGAAGTGTTGTTATGCTAATTCCTGTAATTAGCTGACACACTAATTGGCACTCTGCTCACAGCTGTCCactctccctctcctctttttgTGCATGagatttctgtttgtgtcagTGTTATTTAACAAGTACTTCAATACAAAAAGTTCTATTTGTTCAGTTTACTTTTGTTCAGAAGCGCTGTAGAAGAATGATTATGGCATTGATTTTTTAAGAGGGAAATGGCActtaaattgtaaataaagaaTATGGAGTAAGactaaattatatataaatcCACATAAAAAAGTGCATGAAGATGAAAGATTTTGCATGAATTACATGATTAACATACCTAAACTCTGTTACGTTTGTTCTCTCTTGTGTTTTCATACATTTGTAGGTATTTGGTGTGCAGGAGAACACAGATGCCTCTGTTCTGTCAGACCTGAAAGAAGAAGCACAAGGAAAGAAGACAAGAGAGATTGGGAAAGAGGTAAAAAACTGGGGTTTTTAATTCATTTCCATTCCTTTTTCCCACTTTAAATGGCATCGTCCTCTGATGTAGTgctcatgacttttttttatcaacttcATCTTGCTTAGGAAAAATCCCCTCGGAAGAAATGAACTCCAGTATTTCACAGAGCTTTCAGTCTGGTGTTGTATAACAGAAGAAGGTGAAGATTCATGGCTTAGATTTATAATGTGAGCAACAGTCACTGCTGTGACTTGACCACTTTATTTAACTAGACTGTTCAGTGGTGGAGGCTAGTGCTCCCAGAGAGTGACCTAGATCATACTGAGATGAGGAAAGCTTGCTCAGGCCTCCAGGCAATTTCATCAGAGGGAGGGAGCAGTGAGGATCTGCACTGACAGCCTAACTGTCacttatttctgtctttatgttGTTTAGGTGCAGGTCTTTTCTCAATTAAAATGACAAGCAGCGTTTTAGCTGTGACATACACAACCTtgaatcatgaataaacatcaTGTTGATGTTGATTGTGAAACAAAAATACAGGAAGTTTTTGTCATGTCGCCCCCATTCTTCTACAGTCTGGACAACCTTTATGATCATTTTTCTCATAAACTTCAGTAGCTTTTGGATGAGCATTTTCTTCTGATTTGCTCTGTTTATTTAATGCTGCTCCTAACTTAATTAACTGTCTGTTATAACCATATTCTCTGTCCTGTTTCCTTCTCTTTTGTCTCTCCCAACAGTTTGTGTCACCTCAGGCTGTTACTGGTGATTCAAGCTGGGTTTCTGAGTGGGCCAGTTTAGCTGCCAATCACACCAGGACAGACCCAGAGGGTTCTGGAGCAGAGGTAGCCACCTACCTACACAAAGAGAGAGGTATTTAATCATTTGTCTCCAAATAGAATATgcctaaataaaaaatctttagaTGGAGTAAAcccaaagtatttttaaaatactttgttttaacatgttttaaaccCAAAAGTATCAAGCAGATTATAAAGTTTCATTTAATCCTGGAATAAAAAACCTTGAGTTTAATGGTAAATGAGTTTTCCTTTGTTCCTAGGAGCTGATGCTTTTGAGTCTGGTGCACCACTCAGCAAAGGTGAATCCTGTTCCAGTTTGACAGACCGTAAACGCAGAACCCTCCCCCAGCTCCCTGTGGATGACCCCCGGGCTAAATCCAGTCCCAAAGCTCTTAGGTCAGAGATAGGAGAGAAACAAGACACCGAGCCccaggagaaagaaaataaggGAGACGGGGAGTCCCCAATTCCAATGGAGGACGGCGAGATGACCAGTAAACGGAAACAaagctccacctcttctccatcTAAGGCTCCTCTCAGAACCTCTGGCAGCACTGAACGGAGGAAGAGgtcagaggagaggaaaggaggaggagaaggaggagataAGTCTGGAAAGCCTCTAGTCCGCCAGGGCAGCTTCACTATTGAGAAGCCCAGTTCTAATGTCCCTGCAGAGCTCATCCCTCGCATTAACAGAGGCAGTAGTGGGCTTGAACGCAGCGACTCTGTGGGCAGCATGGATACCGCTACACTCCTGAAGGACACTGAAGCCGTCATGGCATTTTTAGAGGCTAAGTTAAGAGACGAGAACAAACTTGAGCATAAAAGTAGCAAAACATGCGTCATTAATCAGGGTTCAGGTTCTGGTGTTCCCCCTCGGACTGACTCCATCTCTCCTGAATCTGATGTGGACACAGCCAGCACGGCTAGTCACGTGGCTGGAGAAGCAGAGAGGAAGGCAGCTGCTGGTGGTGTTCAGAAGCGGCGttctctcagcagcatgcaccgGGAGAAGAGCAACATGAGCACAGCTTCCAAGACCAGCACTACAAATACCAGCGCTCGTGAGCGCCTGGAGAGAAAGACTAAAAGTAGAACAGCTGAAGCAACAACCCGGGTTGATGCACGCCGCTCTACTCAGccaccctcttcctcctccagagGACGGCAGCCTTCTTTGGATCTCACTGATGATGACCAGACTTCTTCCTTCCCCATCTCTGACATTCTCTCTTCAGACCAGGAGACCTACTCTGGATCTTTGGGGCATTCCGGACCTAGACGTGGTTCTGAAGATGTCCTTCATTCCAAACTGGACAGCAGATCTGCTAAAACGTCCATCAGTGGTTCCTGCAAAACCAGCCGGACTCTCCAAGCAGCCACAGCCTCCTCCATGAGCAAGCAAGCCTCACTGCCTCAGCCACGGCCCACAAGAGCCTCCCTTCTTCGTCGCGCCCGGCTGGGGGACACATCAGATACAGATCTAGCAGACGCTGACAGGGTTTCTGTGGCCTCTGAGGtgtccaccaccagctccaccTCTAAGCCACCGTCTGGCCGGAAGGGACTGTCACGGCTCGATATGCTGGCTCAGCCACGGAGGAACCGTATGGGCTCCATCTCAGCCCGTAGTGACTCAGAGTGTACAGTGACTCGGAGCGCCACCTCTTCACCCCGCCTGTCAGCAGAGACAGCTCTGCGTCTCGGCCTGCGCTCATCAACACCCCCAGAGAACAGACTGACCCCCAGGATGAGAGCCAACAGCGTGTCCAAGCTGAACGAGACCAAGACGAAGACCAGTACATCTGGATACTGCTCCCCCACAGGTGAGCAAGTCAATGGCTATTCTCATAGATAAGATGAATCAACATAAATGTCTTTCACAGAAATATATTAAGTGGGgcgaaaaaaattatttaaaatcaatCTAGCTTTCCATTCCTTGTTGGCGATGTGTAACCATTCTTTGTAAACATTTCCACCTTGTTGTGATGAACTTGAACATTGATTTTCATCATCCAGAGAGCCCTCAGCCCGAACCTGCAGATGGTGATGCAGAGGAAGAGCTGATGGGTACTGTACCTGAACCACAGAGCCTAATCAGACTACTTGTGTgcagtgtgtgggtgtgtgtgtgcgcgcacaTGTCAGATCTGGGTCACAGCGATGGAAGCTGCAGGCAGATTCATCAAaccaaaaaacagtttttttaaaataaagagttcagtcattttaatttgtgaaagaaatttattAGATCACTGCATATTTAcaaattttgttaaaagaataaatacttaaaatataATCTGAACTATGCTGACCCAGCTCTTACAATAATTTCAGTGATAACTTTGTGTTTCCTTCCAGAACTCTATTAAGTAACACTGATGGTGACTCAAATGCTCTGCTCACACTATAACACTTTGCCCCATTTTACACCAAAGAGACTCA from Melanotaenia boesemani isolate fMelBoe1 chromosome 16, fMelBoe1.pri, whole genome shotgun sequence carries:
- the cep170aa gene encoding centrosomal protein of 170 kDa isoform X9; this translates as MSVTSWFLVSSGGTRHRLPREMIFVGRDDCELMLQSRSVDKQHAVINYEVGTDEHKVKDLGSLNGTFVNDVRIQEQMYITLKLEDKLRFGYDTNLFTVVRGELTVPEEALKHEKFTSGLQLSKKPSSNETTPNTNTSKSPAKTPTKTPKSPSSTTTKSGEKRVMDGVCSYKELSAKPVDSHKTEERIGGDVTALPRGTPLYGQPSWWGDGDADDENSFKQETKSSSSKKHDSSISESKEVRRGEKAQEDSLHASSAHESSYFEIPTKEGHMATNGIHEIPTKDTEGAPTHSHITTAQGHASFTIEFDNTSPGKVTIKDHVSKFTPDQHRSRSKKSGAGGGGTGGRDLSTLQAAMMASESKVADWLAHNDPTLVRGESTEDDSKSIKSDVPVHLKRLKAGSKHEDGTQSDSENGLGLRFANRRHALEERLKTAHSHVSGGGAGGANTTVSSTRTTGTRTAFMIEFYDEENPRKRRSYSFSQTAPLLGGGPGGEGLCPQPPSHPKVFSISTSATTASDSGKVPAPIPATVAAGAPTAARVLLKQRSEDPSIGRSSASTGLATGSPTSPSEDTSVVGKGAGTAGGEAEDDHSDKGTYTIELENRNPEEEEARRMIDKVFGVQENTDASVLSDLKEEAQGKKTREIGKEFVSPQAVTGDSSWVSEWASLAANHTRTDPEGSGAEVATYLHKERGADAFESGAPLSKGESCSSLTDRKRRTLPQLPVDDPRAKSSPKALRSEIGEKQDTEPQEKENKGDGESPIPMEDGEMTSKRKQSSTSSPSKAPLRTSGSTERRKRSEERKGGGEGGDKSGKPLVRQGSFTIEKPSSNVPAELIPRINRGSSGLERSDSVGSMDTATLLKDTEAVMAFLEAKLRDENKLEHKSSKTCVINQGSGSGVPPRTDSISPESDVDTASTASHVAGEAERKAAAGGVQKRRSLSSMHREKSNMSTASKTSTTNTSARERLERKTKSRTAEATTRVDARRSTQPPSSSSRGRQPSLDLTDDDQTSSFPISDILSSDQETYSGSLGHSGPRRGSEDVLHSKLDSRSAKTSISGSCKTSRTLQAATASSMSKQASLPQPRPTRASLLRRARLGDTSDTDLADADRVSVASEVSTTSSTSKPPSGRKGLSRLDMLAQPRRNRMGSISARSDSECTVTRSATSSPRLSAETALRLGLRSSTPPENRLTPRMRANSVSKLNETKTKTSTSGYCSPTVSSSNRWRRLPPEYGSTSEEEFGSSRNSPKHGARAHMRPHHLVPHRSSRLSTTTSSGSGVVPGPGGVGIKHRMKEQEEYIRDWTAHSEEIARISQDLAKDLAILAREIHDVAGEIDSVSSSGTAPSTTVSTAATTPGSAIDTREELVDRVFDESLNFRKIPPIITTNKAPEINGKPVEHRPRAPDSLEPRALRRRTWNREEAVLDSLLIHSVSQLSSKIRHSVDKTAGKIRILFKDKDRNWDEIESKLRSESDVPLLKTSNKEISSILLELKRVEKQLQVINVMVDPDGTLDALASLGLTSPTTPTKPQTAKTTSSSATSPGSAPPAKESLPEIHPGPGGSAASSRVQTTFSSTEKTAQDASVGLGLTGVGGLSFNRMRPSGEEAIAQK